ACGGCTGGACGACGAACCCGGCGTACGTGCAGAACAAGCTCGCCACCGTCCTTGCGGCGAACCCGCTGGCGACGGCGTTGTCGCCGAACTGCGTCCCAGGGGTGAACATCCTCAGGGCCGTGTTCCTCGACCCCTCGGAGCGGGAGCTGAGGCGGGACTGGGAGGAGCTGACGGAGGACGGAGTGGCCGGCCTGCGCGCCCGCGTCGGGGCGGACGTCGACGATCCGCGGCTGGTGGAGCTCGTCGGAGAGCTGTCGCTCCGGAGCGATCGGTTCCGGCTGCTGTGGGCCCGCCATGACGTGCACCTCCAGACGTCCCGCGTCAGCCGGCTGCGGCATCCCCTGGTGGGCGACCTCGAGCTTCAGTCGAACAAGCTCGCCGTCAGCGGCACCGACGGTCTCCTCCTGGTCGTCTTCCACGCCGAGCCCGGCAGCCGGAGCGCTGAGCTGCTGGGACTGCTGGGCAGCCTCACCGCCGGCGATTAGGGCACACGCCTTTTGCGCGGTTTGACATCAAGCAAGGTTGAGGTTGCAGGCTCGGAGCACGAGCTGACCTCTGTCTTCGGGAGAGCACCATGCACGCCGTCGTCCTGCACGCCTTCGGCCCCGCCGAGAACCTCCGCTACGAGACCGTCCCCGATCCCGTGCCCGGCCCCGGCCAGGTGCGCATCGCCGTGAAAGCGGCCGGGGTGCACCTGGTCGAGACGATACTGCGGTCGGGTCGGGCCGGTGAGTCGCTGCCACCGCAGCCCGAGCTTCCGACGATCTTCGGCGGCGAGGTGGCGGGACGCGTGGACGAGGTGGGTCCGGGGGTCGATCCGTCGTGGATCGGACGGGACGTGGTGACCGCGTACGGCAAGCCCGGCGGCTACGCGGAACTGGCGGTGGCGGACGTGACGTCCGTTCACCCGATCACCATCGGCTACGAGACGGCCGTGGCCATGGTCGTCACCGGGGTGACGGCGCTGCAGTTCCTGGACGTGGCCGACCTGATCCCCTCCGACGTCGTGCTGGTGACCTCGGCGGCCGGCGGGATCGGGCGCCTGCTCATCCAGTACGCGCGCGGTCTGGGCGCCAAGGTGGTCGGCGCGGCCGGCGGTCCCGCCAAGGTCGCGGCCGTACGGGAGCTCGGCGCGGACATCGCGGTCGACTACGACCAGCCCTCCTGGGCGGAGAGCGTCGCCGAGGAACTGGGTGGCCGTACGGTCACGGCCCTGCTCGACGGGGTCGGAGGCGACAAGGCGCGGACCGCGTTCGAGCTGCTGGCCGACGGCGGCCGGTACGTGACCATCGGCAACGCCTCGCAGCAGGACTTCCTGCCCGACCCCCAGACGGTCAAGGAGCGGGACCTCACCGTGACCAACGCCCTGATGCTGCTGCTCAGCGAGCCGAACACGCGGCCGCAGTACGAGGTCCGCGCGCTGGCGGCGGCCGCCGAGGGCACGCTGACGCCCGCCGTGCAGACGTTCCCGCTCGCGCGGGCGGCGGCCGCCCACGCCGCGCTCGAAACCAGGGCGACGACCGGCAAGGTCGTGCTCGTCCCCTAACCCGCGGTCGCTGCGATCGCGTACCGCTGGGCCCGGCTGCCGGCGGAGGTGCCACCGATCACGCCGGGATGGTTCACGATCTCGTCGGGGAAGATCCAGTGGTAGTCGGCGGACAGGTCGCGATAGTGGTCGGCCACGGGGCGAGCGTCGCACGAGCACCGCGTACGGTCCACCCCGAACCGGAGACCGGCAGCGGCCGACGCCTCAGGCGCCTTCGGTCCAATATCTCTGCAGCCTGGCAACGGCGTCCTCTTTGCTCATCGCCGCGACCTCGGCCTCGGGCAGACCTACTCTGGAGATCAGCAGGTGAACCAGGTCGGCGGGCAAGGCGTGCGATGGCGGCTCGGGCGTTCCGCGATCAGGTAGGGTGCCGTCCTTGACGCAGGCCCAGAACGTCGTCTCGTCCACCTGTAGCTGATCACGAAGAATGTGGCCCCACATACTCCGGCCAT
The Nonomuraea helvata genome window above contains:
- a CDS encoding zinc-binding dehydrogenase is translated as MHAVVLHAFGPAENLRYETVPDPVPGPGQVRIAVKAAGVHLVETILRSGRAGESLPPQPELPTIFGGEVAGRVDEVGPGVDPSWIGRDVVTAYGKPGGYAELAVADVTSVHPITIGYETAVAMVVTGVTALQFLDVADLIPSDVVLVTSAAGGIGRLLIQYARGLGAKVVGAAGGPAKVAAVRELGADIAVDYDQPSWAESVAEELGGRTVTALLDGVGGDKARTAFELLADGGRYVTIGNASQQDFLPDPQTVKERDLTVTNALMLLLSEPNTRPQYEVRALAAAAEGTLTPAVQTFPLARAAAAHAALETRATTGKVVLVP
- a CDS encoding helix-turn-helix transcriptional regulator; this encodes MDGTNPLGEFLRARRELVRPEDVGIRGVGLRRVPGLRREEVATLAGISSDYYLRLEQGRDRNPSVQVLEALAAVLRLDADATAHLIALARERPSPARVTRKRKPPKPEQVPPSIQQLIDGWTTNPAYVQNKLATVLAANPLATALSPNCVPGVNILRAVFLDPSERELRRDWEELTEDGVAGLRARVGADVDDPRLVELVGELSLRSDRFRLLWARHDVHLQTSRVSRLRHPLVGDLELQSNKLAVSGTDGLLLVVFHAEPGSRSAELLGLLGSLTAGD